Proteins from a single region of Chryseobacterium sp. T16E-39:
- a CDS encoding TonB-dependent receptor, whose amino-acid sequence MKRKIICAFALLSFGLAFSQETSSKIFGRLKGINSEVTVKVIHLPTNSTFETKSNNKGQFSLDNLQPGGPYTIEISDGSQVIYSNTNVQLSLGSNDLPVVEIKNREKVIDEVKLTSKRTVVKNGVGISQAQISGLPNINRGIQDVTKLIPQSANNSFNGTNFRYNNVTIDGSINNDAIGFSPSLGGQTGTSGMPGSSTRSNSISLDAIQDVQVYIAPYDVKLGNFLGGSINAVTRSGSNNVEGSFYVYGRNASITGKNRVGDNSKMPSSFEDFIYGGRVGLPVVKDKVFLFTNLEYTKRKDPVFYNADDPNGLVNNTVAQQISDFVRSKYGFNVGSFNQYTNFSESAKLFNKLDWKINDKHTLSIKNNTVFSQASNLERDNANFRFSSMDYIQKNNASTTTLELKSRFNDKWNNNLVLGYSSINDYRDPTSSNAMFPQVEIGYNGGTILLGNDREATVFNMKQKTFEITDNLTYKTGHHTFLLGTHNELYNIDYGFVNALNGRISYKNLDDFYNSKPARIRGTYPFNGENRETLFNNPYASYKVNLLSLYLQDEINWGRLRLSPGVRVDYTDLPNKPLLSSQVNNSPVDPNMGNTYSYTPLNQLTNKYLNKPTFSPRLGFTLDLTENRSVVLRGGSGIFVGRIPFAWLGYAYYNDGVGFGSYDYNGPTAAQLATNGDPLVSGNFANWQNSSKVQVDLIDNNFKMPKVWRSSLGVDYTVGGYKLTLEGIYTKVLYDLKFQQVNKTDNVTYYSYDVNHQMPIYTTNINSNFSNAYMLSNTKEGYRYNVTAQISKSYNFGFNFFAAYTYGDAKDITNGIRNSMESNWQMNQSLTPNNPQLTTSNFAIKNRIVANLGYGFNVSESNRLSANVYFNAQSGNPFSWGFINSTIANTGQAAGLAYIFKDAAEAAKYIVPIKDAAGTVLVSAQQQIADYENFVNSNKYLSSRRGTFTQRNGDTTPWNIQADIRIMDEIRLSEKSKNTLQISLSIINFTNLLNKDWGKVYFVPNTFNSTASVGLTKVGNVATGQPGAGDPTYNFKSPGLPYTIDQFASRFQAQIGVRYNF is encoded by the coding sequence ATGAAGAGAAAAATAATCTGTGCTTTTGCTCTCTTGTCATTTGGCTTAGCATTTTCGCAGGAAACCAGCTCTAAAATTTTCGGGAGATTAAAAGGAATTAATTCTGAAGTTACTGTAAAAGTAATTCACCTTCCCACCAACAGTACCTTTGAAACTAAAAGTAACAACAAAGGACAATTTAGTTTGGATAATCTACAACCCGGAGGACCTTATACGATAGAGATTTCTGACGGTTCACAAGTTATCTATTCGAATACCAATGTGCAGCTTTCATTAGGAAGTAATGATCTGCCCGTAGTGGAAATTAAGAATAGAGAAAAAGTAATTGATGAGGTAAAGCTTACTTCTAAACGAACTGTTGTAAAAAACGGTGTTGGAATAAGTCAGGCACAAATCTCGGGATTGCCTAATATTAACCGAGGGATCCAGGATGTTACCAAACTAATTCCGCAGAGTGCTAACAATTCTTTTAATGGAACCAACTTCCGTTATAACAACGTTACCATTGACGGATCAATTAATAATGATGCCATTGGTTTTAGTCCCTCTTTAGGAGGTCAAACCGGAACATCCGGAATGCCGGGAAGCAGTACCCGTTCAAATTCAATAAGCTTGGATGCGATCCAGGACGTGCAGGTTTATATTGCTCCTTACGATGTAAAATTAGGAAACTTCCTTGGAGGAAGTATCAATGCAGTTACCCGTAGTGGTAGTAATAATGTGGAGGGATCTTTTTATGTGTATGGGCGTAATGCTTCTATCACGGGGAAAAACAGAGTAGGAGATAATTCAAAGATGCCAAGCTCTTTCGAAGATTTCATTTATGGAGGGAGAGTAGGTTTACCTGTTGTAAAAGATAAGGTATTCTTATTCACGAATCTTGAATATACAAAGAGAAAAGATCCTGTTTTCTATAATGCTGATGATCCTAATGGATTGGTTAATAATACAGTTGCCCAGCAGATATCGGATTTTGTACGTAGTAAATATGGCTTTAATGTTGGAAGTTTCAATCAGTATACTAACTTTTCAGAAAGTGCGAAGCTTTTTAACAAGTTAGACTGGAAGATTAATGATAAACATACATTATCCATTAAGAATAACACCGTGTTTTCACAAGCTTCAAATCTTGAAAGAGATAATGCCAACTTCAGATTTTCAAGCATGGATTACATTCAGAAGAACAATGCCTCAACCACTACTTTGGAGTTGAAAAGCCGTTTTAATGATAAATGGAATAATAACTTAGTATTAGGATATTCTTCTATTAATGATTACAGAGACCCTACCTCTTCTAATGCTATGTTCCCACAGGTGGAAATCGGTTATAATGGAGGGACTATTTTGTTAGGGAATGACAGAGAGGCTACGGTTTTCAATATGAAACAGAAAACATTTGAAATCACTGATAACTTAACGTATAAGACAGGTCATCATACCTTTTTATTGGGAACGCATAACGAATTGTACAATATCGATTATGGTTTTGTAAATGCTCTGAATGGAAGGATCTCTTACAAGAATCTGGACGATTTCTATAATTCAAAGCCAGCGAGAATAAGAGGAACTTATCCATTTAATGGAGAAAACAGAGAAACGCTTTTCAATAATCCATATGCTTCATATAAAGTTAATCTCCTTTCATTATACTTGCAGGATGAGATTAATTGGGGAAGACTGCGTTTGTCTCCAGGAGTAAGAGTAGACTATACAGATTTACCAAACAAACCCCTTTTAAGTTCGCAGGTTAATAATTCCCCTGTAGATCCTAATATGGGAAATACGTATAGCTATACACCTTTAAACCAGCTTACCAATAAATACCTTAACAAACCAACATTTTCTCCTAGATTAGGATTTACTTTAGATCTTACAGAAAATAGATCTGTTGTATTGAGAGGAGGTTCCGGTATTTTCGTAGGAAGAATACCTTTTGCATGGTTAGGATACGCTTATTATAATGATGGGGTAGGATTCGGTAGTTATGATTATAATGGACCAACAGCTGCTCAGTTAGCTACAAACGGAGATCCATTGGTAAGTGGTAATTTTGCTAACTGGCAAAATTCTTCTAAAGTTCAGGTAGACCTTATTGACAACAATTTTAAGATGCCTAAAGTATGGAGAAGTTCATTAGGGGTTGATTATACTGTTGGAGGATATAAACTGACATTAGAAGGTATTTACACCAAGGTACTTTATGACCTGAAATTCCAGCAGGTGAATAAAACTGATAATGTAACGTATTATAGTTATGATGTAAACCACCAAATGCCTATTTATACGACTAACATTAATAGTAATTTCTCTAACGCTTATATGTTATCCAACACAAAAGAAGGATACCGATATAATGTAACCGCACAGATTTCTAAATCTTACAATTTTGGATTTAACTTCTTTGCAGCATATACTTATGGAGATGCAAAAGATATTACCAACGGGATCAGAAACTCAATGGAAAGTAACTGGCAGATGAATCAGTCTCTGACACCTAATAACCCTCAGCTAACAACTTCTAACTTTGCTATTAAAAATAGAATCGTTGCGAATCTGGGATATGGCTTCAATGTTTCTGAATCTAACAGATTATCCGCGAACGTATATTTTAATGCTCAATCAGGAAATCCATTTTCTTGGGGCTTCATCAACAGTACAATTGCCAATACAGGACAGGCTGCCGGATTGGCTTATATCTTCAAGGATGCTGCTGAAGCAGCGAAGTATATTGTTCCAATAAAAGATGCTGCAGGTACAGTGTTAGTGTCTGCTCAACAGCAAATTGCTGATTATGAAAATTTTGTTAATAGTAACAAATATCTGAGCAGCAGAAGAGGAACATTTACTCAAAGAAATGGAGATACAACTCCGTGGAATATACAAGCTGATATCCGAATTATGGATGAAATAAGATTGAGTGAGAAGTCTAAGAATACTTTACAGATTTCTTTAAGCATCATCAACTTCACGAACCTGTTAAATAAAGATTGGGGTAAAGTATATTTTGTACCTAATACCTTCAACTCGACAGCAAGTGTAGGATTAACAAAAGTTGGAAATGTTGCTACAGGACAGCCAGGTGCGGGAGATCCAACCTATAACTTCAAATCTCCGGGATTACCATACACAATTGATCAGTTTGCATCAAGATTCCAGGCACAGATCGGAGTTCGATATAATTTTTAA
- a CDS encoding T9SS type A sorting domain-containing protein: MYKMLLTFCVSLSCIAYSQNLNFTDLKFKALLLSSGPNNSIAKDINGNNIKIDTNGDGQIQVMEAQQVKTLNIKFNLPPLSQNLPDQITDALLFPNMEELYINDTKSAVINFINNNKIKKVLYTGSGGFVNNAGAVHLVPIDFSFENCPSVENINDFVADINLSPYNPSTILRYKNCPLIKDDITLSNKNIKELHIMNCGIKTLTFISCKRLSKINVPHLSSLTKISVSGSNGSSLTNTNQNISLIANHCTNLEEITADTDHYDTTGAYFTSVNLNGCSSLKKIKGLNASSVNFSNAGLINLEELDASFYNRYGYNTTSGVYFGNVSSLNVSGLPKLKILKAFNQPIVNTVNFTAANALENIDITNSCGYMSVLNVSNLSNLQTLKADIPGNLNVLSTHTDLQQILAQNCSALITLTINGNKDLKSLNLQNCSNLQTLNLGAGLPGNSSFDNFSELNTLNISQCTSLKELGITYSKVSSLDFSQCPQLESVDLEYNSLLADIDTSQNSLLKYVTLRSCPLLTNLNLSHNSILEAIAFYNMSGLTNVNIKNSSLEGCDFFGYNSQLNMCVDADQLADLQAGYPDITFNTNCPTILAKDVKQDNMTTGIDIFPNPVKDVFQIRSQEPIKNIKILSSLGTLLLDQDTNKNTVKLDISSYLKGVYIIQIKTEKTEISKKIVKD, translated from the coding sequence ATGTACAAAATGTTACTTACTTTTTGTGTAAGCCTATCTTGTATAGCTTACTCTCAGAATCTTAATTTTACAGATTTAAAATTTAAGGCTTTACTATTGAGTTCGGGTCCGAATAATTCAATAGCGAAAGATATCAATGGTAATAATATTAAAATTGATACCAATGGAGATGGCCAGATTCAGGTTATGGAAGCCCAACAGGTGAAGACTTTAAATATAAAATTTAATCTGCCTCCCCTTTCCCAAAATCTTCCGGATCAAATCACCGATGCTCTTCTTTTCCCCAATATGGAGGAACTTTATATCAATGATACAAAGTCGGCAGTAATTAATTTTATTAATAATAATAAGATTAAAAAAGTTCTTTATACAGGAAGTGGAGGATTTGTAAATAACGCAGGTGCTGTTCATCTGGTCCCTATCGATTTTTCATTTGAAAACTGTCCTTCAGTAGAGAACATCAATGATTTTGTTGCAGATATTAACCTGTCACCTTATAATCCTTCTACAATTCTGAGATACAAAAATTGTCCTCTGATTAAAGATGACATTACTTTAAGCAATAAAAATATAAAGGAACTCCATATTATGAACTGTGGTATCAAAACATTGACCTTCATATCGTGTAAACGCCTAAGCAAGATCAATGTTCCTCATCTTAGTTCCTTAACAAAAATATCTGTTTCAGGCAGCAATGGATCATCACTGACAAACACCAACCAGAACATCAGCCTTATTGCTAATCATTGTACAAATCTTGAAGAAATTACAGCAGACACGGATCACTATGATACAACAGGAGCCTATTTTACTTCCGTAAATTTAAACGGCTGTTCTTCGTTAAAAAAGATCAAAGGCCTGAATGCATCTTCTGTTAACTTTTCCAACGCCGGGCTGATCAACCTTGAAGAATTAGATGCTTCATTCTACAACAGGTATGGTTATAATACGACATCGGGAGTTTATTTTGGAAATGTCAGCTCTTTAAATGTATCGGGTCTTCCAAAACTTAAAATACTAAAAGCTTTTAACCAACCGATCGTTAATACAGTTAATTTCACTGCAGCGAATGCATTAGAAAATATAGATATTACAAACTCTTGTGGCTATATGAGTGTTTTGAATGTCAGTAATCTCTCTAACCTTCAGACTCTAAAAGCAGACATTCCTGGCAATTTAAACGTTTTGAGTACACATACGGATCTGCAACAAATCTTAGCACAAAACTGTTCTGCTTTGATCACCCTGACTATAAACGGAAATAAGGATCTGAAAAGTTTAAACCTGCAAAACTGCTCAAATTTACAGACTCTGAACCTTGGTGCCGGTCTACCCGGAAATTCTTCTTTTGATAACTTTTCAGAATTAAATACATTGAATATCAGTCAGTGTACATCGTTGAAGGAATTGGGAATCACGTATTCAAAAGTTTCTTCTCTAGATTTCTCACAATGCCCACAGCTGGAATCTGTCGACTTAGAGTATAATTCTTTATTAGCCGATATCGATACTTCACAAAATAGTCTGTTGAAATATGTAACCCTTCGCAGCTGTCCTCTTTTAACCAACTTAAACCTGTCACACAATTCTATTTTAGAAGCGATCGCATTCTATAATATGTCTGGTTTGACCAATGTGAATATTAAAAATAGTTCTTTGGAAGGATGTGATTTTTTTGGTTACAACAGCCAATTAAACATGTGTGTTGATGCTGATCAGCTCGCTGATTTACAAGCAGGATATCCGGACATTACTTTTAATACGAATTGTCCTACTATCCTTGCAAAAGATGTAAAACAGGATAATATGACCACAGGTATAGATATTTTTCCCAATCCTGTAAAAGATGTGTTTCAGATAAGGTCTCAGGAACCTATAAAAAATATAAAAATACTCAGCAGTCTGGGAACATTGCTGTTGGACCAGGACACTAACAAAAACACTGTTAAATTAGATATTTCCAGCTACCTCAAAGGTGTTTATATTATTCAAATAAAAACAGAAAAAACAGAAATATCCAAAAAGATAGTGAAAGATTAG
- a CDS encoding DUF72 domain-containing protein, giving the protein MKFGQVEDPSKIDFTLPKDHARTKEILKQNKKGLENISIGCAKWNKTDLKGFYPKGTKDELTYYATQFNSIELNATFYGMPTPDQVLTWKEKTPADFKFFPKITNTVSHFRRLIDVTEPVTQFATSVLNFNEKLGMVFLQLHDNFKPKDYDRLEKFVKEWPKEVPLAIELRNTDWFTDEDIFNTTCDLFEAHNITNIIVDTAGRRDMLHMRLTTPNAFIRYVGANAESDYERLDDWLQRAAQWKKEGLQNLYFFVHQNIEKASPLLSAYLIKKMNEEWKTDLHVPKMATEGTQTLF; this is encoded by the coding sequence ATGAAATTCGGACAAGTAGAAGATCCTTCAAAAATAGATTTTACATTACCTAAAGATCACGCCAGAACTAAAGAAATTCTGAAGCAAAATAAAAAAGGATTAGAAAATATCTCTATAGGATGTGCTAAATGGAATAAAACCGATCTCAAAGGATTTTATCCAAAAGGAACAAAAGATGAATTGACCTATTATGCAACCCAGTTCAATTCTATTGAACTAAACGCTACATTTTACGGAATGCCTACACCTGATCAGGTATTGACATGGAAGGAAAAGACCCCTGCGGACTTTAAATTCTTTCCAAAGATTACAAATACCGTTTCCCACTTCAGAAGACTCATAGATGTTACCGAACCCGTTACCCAATTTGCAACTTCGGTTCTGAACTTCAATGAAAAGCTGGGAATGGTATTCCTTCAGCTGCATGATAATTTTAAACCAAAAGACTACGACAGATTAGAAAAGTTCGTTAAAGAATGGCCAAAAGAAGTGCCCTTAGCAATAGAACTTAGAAACACAGACTGGTTTACAGATGAAGATATTTTCAATACAACCTGTGACCTTTTTGAAGCTCACAACATCACTAATATTATTGTGGACACTGCTGGAAGAAGAGATATGCTTCACATGAGGTTAACGACACCCAATGCATTTATCCGTTATGTGGGAGCTAATGCAGAAAGTGACTATGAAAGACTCGATGATTGGTTACAACGGGCTGCCCAGTGGAAGAAAGAGGGTCTTCAAAATCTGTACTTTTTTGTTCATCAAAATATTGAAAAAGCATCTCCATTATTATCAGCTTATTTAATAAAAAAAATGAACGAGGAGTGGAAAACTGATCTACACGTCCCAAAAATGGCAACCGAAGGGACACAAACTCTATTTTAG
- a CDS encoding HD domain-containing protein gives MSSTIEKTVEFVKEKLEGAEAGHDWFHIERVWKLSKKIAENENCNKEVVELAALLHDIADPKFHNGDETIALKVSREFLEKQQVSEEIIGQVLFIIKNISFKNRGEVPQDLPIELKIVQDADRIDAIGAIGIARTFNFGGFKNNLMYHPDIEPKLNMSKEEYKKSDGTTINHFYEKLLLLKDLMNTEKGKELAQERHNVMLKFLDQFYKEWNVD, from the coding sequence ATGAGTAGTACAATTGAAAAGACCGTAGAATTTGTAAAGGAAAAATTAGAAGGCGCAGAAGCCGGGCATGACTGGTTTCACATCGAAAGAGTCTGGAAACTTTCGAAAAAGATTGCTGAAAATGAAAATTGTAATAAAGAAGTAGTAGAATTAGCAGCATTACTTCATGATATTGCAGATCCTAAATTTCATAACGGTGATGAAACAATAGCATTGAAAGTTTCCCGTGAATTTTTGGAGAAACAGCAGGTATCAGAAGAAATTATTGGGCAGGTTTTATTTATTATTAAAAATATTTCATTCAAGAATAGAGGAGAGGTTCCTCAGGATTTGCCTATTGAACTGAAAATTGTTCAGGATGCCGATCGAATCGATGCGATAGGAGCGATTGGAATTGCCAGAACATTTAATTTCGGAGGGTTCAAAAATAACCTGATGTATCATCCGGATATTGAACCGAAGCTGAATATGTCTAAAGAGGAATACAAAAAATCTGACGGAACTACGATCAATCATTTTTATGAAAAACTCTTACTCTTAAAAGATCTAATGAATACAGAAAAAGGAAAAGAACTGGCTCAGGAAAGACATAATGTTATGCTGAAATTTCTGGATCAATTTTATAAAGAATGGAATGTTGATTAA
- a CDS encoding serine aminopeptidase domain-containing protein, which produces MEKLILTTTDDISIVAHLFLPEKSNSKLLLINSATGVKQQVYFSFAKYFSGKGFTVITYDYRGIGLSKPDHMKGFNASMRIWGAKDYKAVTTYIRTRFTAYEKYCLGHSVGALILGMNKDSEIFKELFFVGTQNAFVGNLKFKTKIEAYLGFGIAQPLSTQLLGYFPAHWFGLGESLPKNCAYDWRTLILNKKSTNSLLEKIDDYSKELAQKVFVIRAEDDVWLTDKGVKSLLNDTYPNLKPTYRLIKTSESEKGEIGHVNFFRSYNMKLWNIILNELIHNE; this is translated from the coding sequence ATGGAAAAACTGATTCTCACAACAACAGATGATATTTCTATTGTCGCCCATCTTTTTCTGCCTGAGAAAAGCAATAGCAAGTTGTTATTGATTAATTCTGCTACCGGCGTAAAACAACAGGTGTATTTTTCCTTTGCAAAGTATTTTTCAGGAAAGGGCTTTACGGTGATCACTTATGATTACCGGGGAATAGGACTTTCAAAGCCAGATCATATGAAAGGTTTTAATGCATCCATGCGAATTTGGGGGGCTAAAGATTATAAGGCAGTGACCACCTATATCAGAACCCGTTTTACAGCCTATGAAAAGTATTGTCTGGGACATTCTGTGGGGGCTTTGATCCTGGGAATGAATAAGGATTCCGAAATCTTTAAAGAATTATTCTTCGTGGGAACACAAAATGCTTTTGTGGGTAATTTAAAATTTAAAACAAAAATTGAAGCTTATCTCGGTTTTGGGATCGCACAGCCTTTGTCTACACAACTTCTGGGCTATTTTCCGGCTCATTGGTTTGGATTGGGAGAAAGTCTTCCTAAAAATTGCGCTTATGACTGGAGAACCTTAATTTTGAATAAAAAATCAACCAACAGTTTGTTGGAGAAAATTGATGATTATTCTAAAGAATTAGCACAAAAGGTTTTTGTCATAAGAGCTGAAGATGATGTGTGGCTGACCGATAAAGGAGTTAAGAGCCTGTTGAATGATACTTATCCTAATCTTAAGCCTACTTATCGCCTGATAAAGACCTCCGAATCGGAAAAAGGAGAAATTGGGCATGTGAATTTTTTTAGGAGCTATAATATGAAGCTTTGGAATATTATTTTAAATGAATTAATACATAATGAGTAG
- a CDS encoding ribokinase: MNFSSVQPKIIVVGSSSIDLVLETEKLPAPNDTVLAINSDSYFGGKGANQAVGTARLGASVYFIGCVGMDPLGQQIMRNLVNENVNVGFVAETDREATGTAYVTTSNGNAAIVVVPAANKLLSIKHIEDADRYFHTVDLILVQLEVSLEVVEYTIRKAKKYGKKVGLYASPAMKVSEEILESVDFVVAKSSELYIVFGEEEKEQVLEKYFNKVFVRDDTNSTIYFDGTEMKYFRDHNDNKTAHKMGMGDAFTSGFAIALCHNNPIEECVKFGNEVSLKVSTTKGSQTGLPRMSDYIA, from the coding sequence ATGAACTTCTCCTCAGTACAACCCAAAATTATAGTTGTTGGCAGCTCTTCAATAGACCTGGTCTTAGAAACAGAAAAGCTTCCAGCTCCTAATGATACTGTTTTAGCGATCAACTCGGATAGTTACTTTGGTGGAAAGGGAGCCAATCAGGCTGTAGGAACTGCAAGATTGGGAGCAAGTGTATATTTCATTGGATGTGTAGGGATGGATCCTCTGGGACAGCAGATCATGCGAAATCTTGTCAATGAGAATGTGAATGTAGGTTTTGTCGCAGAAACGGATAGAGAAGCAACGGGAACAGCATATGTAACAACTTCCAACGGTAATGCAGCAATTGTTGTAGTACCTGCAGCAAACAAGTTACTAAGCATAAAACATATCGAAGATGCTGACAGGTATTTCCATACGGTAGATCTTATTCTGGTTCAGTTGGAAGTCTCTTTGGAAGTAGTAGAATACACCATAAGAAAGGCTAAGAAGTACGGGAAAAAAGTAGGATTGTATGCTTCACCAGCAATGAAGGTGAGTGAGGAAATCTTAGAAAGTGTGGATTTTGTAGTTGCTAAAAGCAGTGAGCTTTATATTGTTTTTGGTGAAGAAGAAAAAGAGCAGGTTCTTGAAAAATATTTCAACAAAGTATTTGTAAGGGATGATACCAATTCCACGATTTATTTTGATGGAACGGAAATGAAGTATTTTAGAGATCACAATGATAACAAAACAGCCCATAAAATGGGAATGGGGGATGCTTTTACATCAGGATTTGCTATTGCACTCTGCCATAATAATCCGATTGAGGAATGTGTAAAGTTCGGAAATGAAGTTTCTTTAAAAGTTTCTACAACAAAAGGATCACAGACAGGATTACCAAGAATGTCGGATTACATTGCCTAA
- a CDS encoding DUF4241 domain-containing protein: MTHIENIKKLFSRDFVESPLLESFEVGKIYLSSGKLVACDPLITNDMQPFSTEFPKGDFSVLLHKERESNCVAYAEIIFSNSEISDWKLATTAGQNIKDLADEEIFGYPVESGMGCFMDVDTQEKLNELEKRLYHSKGVDFMGIYEEFFHEYFFDENGAIDQYAFLKPAEEHPGTIFAFETGYGEGFYASYIAYDKNNAPVKVVTEFIEIS, translated from the coding sequence ATGACACACATAGAAAATATAAAAAAGCTATTCTCAAGAGACTTTGTAGAAAGTCCCCTATTAGAAAGTTTTGAAGTCGGAAAGATTTACCTTTCCAGCGGAAAACTGGTGGCTTGTGATCCTTTGATCACGAATGATATGCAGCCTTTTTCTACAGAATTTCCAAAAGGAGATTTTTCTGTATTACTGCATAAAGAAAGAGAGAGTAATTGTGTGGCTTATGCTGAGATCATTTTCAGTAATTCTGAGATATCCGACTGGAAGCTTGCAACTACTGCTGGTCAGAATATTAAAGACCTTGCTGATGAGGAAATTTTTGGTTACCCTGTAGAAAGCGGAATGGGATGTTTTATGGATGTAGACACTCAGGAAAAGCTTAATGAGCTTGAAAAAAGATTATACCATAGCAAAGGAGTTGATTTTATGGGGATTTATGAAGAGTTTTTTCATGAATACTTTTTTGATGAAAATGGAGCGATTGACCAATATGCCTTTTTAAAACCAGCTGAAGAGCATCCGGGAACGATCTTCGCTTTTGAGACTGGATATGGGGAAGGTTTCTACGCAAGCTATATCGCTTATGATAAAAATAATGCCCCGGTAAAGGTGGTGACGGAATTTATTGAAATAAGTTAA